One window from the genome of Desulforhopalus sp. encodes:
- a CDS encoding isoprenyl transferase has protein sequence MSGTPIEFEHLPRHVAIIMDGNGRWAKRQKKPRLYGHKVGADSVSDIVETCREIGIRYLTLYAFSSENWQRPSREVTGLMSILKRYLDSELPRMKENDIRLMSIGDRDRLPEAVRNSLARVIAETSGNSKLTLNLALSYGGRDEIVRAVRKICGLCLDGKIDFSAISERTVTENLDTCGLPDPDLLIRTGGEARLSNFLLWQLSYAEIYFTDVMWPEFRKDVFLKALSDYQMRERRFGRTGEQLQKE, from the coding sequence ATGTCTGGCACACCTATTGAGTTTGAACATCTTCCTCGCCATGTCGCAATTATCATGGATGGAAACGGCAGGTGGGCAAAGAGGCAGAAAAAACCAAGACTGTATGGACATAAAGTTGGTGCCGATTCAGTCAGTGATATTGTTGAAACCTGCAGGGAAATTGGTATTAGATATCTTACCCTTTATGCTTTTTCTTCAGAGAATTGGCAGCGCCCCTCTCGGGAAGTCACTGGACTTATGTCCATCCTTAAACGCTATCTTGATTCAGAATTGCCTCGTATGAAAGAAAACGACATCAGGCTTATGTCGATTGGCGATCGAGATCGCTTGCCAGAGGCGGTTCGCAATTCACTTGCCCGAGTTATTGCTGAAACTTCTGGAAATTCAAAGCTTACTCTCAATTTGGCGCTTAGCTATGGTGGCCGTGATGAGATCGTGCGAGCGGTAAGAAAGATCTGTGGTTTATGCCTTGATGGCAAGATTGATTTTTCGGCAATATCTGAAAGAACCGTAACAGAAAATCTTGATACCTGCGGTCTTCCTGATCCCGACCTTCTCATACGAACCGGTGGAGAAGCGAGGTTATCGAATTTTCTTCTTTGGCAGTTGTCGTATGCCGAGATATATTTTACCGACGTCATGTGGCCGGAATTCAGGAAAGATGTTTTTCTCAAGGCACTCAGTGATTATCAGATGCGGGAGAGACGATTCGGTCGCACTGGGGAACAACTGCAAAAAGAATAA